From the Salarias fasciatus chromosome 5, fSalaFa1.1, whole genome shotgun sequence genome, the window ACCTCCTAGACTGGACACTCATAATCCCCGTTAGGCTCTGTCAGTCTGTCAACAAGCAAACTTTAGATTTTTCACTGCGGTAGATCCGAGCCTGACATGCACCATGCTGAGATTCACCAGCAGCTTGATGCCTAGAATGAGGAGCCAATTTCAAGTCAGCATTAAATACAATTATTTTGCTTTCCAGGTggaaaaaataagaattttctctgagtttctgtcTGTAGAGTACACCTGATTGCACCTTTGTTGCTACAGACAACATCCAGGAGCTTCTGCCAAACAGTTTCTACTTTCAATATTCCTGCAGATgtaactgaaagaaaacagtccTCGCTCACTTGCTCGTTTGGAAGATGGCCACCGCGGTGGAGGATCCCCATCTGGGCTCGGGCCCCGACGATGAAGACGACGTGTCCCCATCAGAGAGCGAGTCTGACGCAGACAGCATCCTCTCCGACGACTCCGTGCTTCCGGACTACACGCTGGGGATGACAAATGGAGGCCCGACATCGACGCTGTATCTGGCGTGCGCCCGTAACGAATCCGCCTCTCTGAGGAAAATTCTAGCGAGAGGGGTCACAAGTGAAGAAGTGATGGAGTTGGACATTAACAAATGGGTGAGGGTTTCCACCAAAACACGATACACAACATTTTTACAGAATTTTTGGACCTGTTTGAACGATGTTTCTGACCGTTATCGTTGACGCCAACAGAACGGCTTGATGGTGGCCTGCTGCAAAGGCTTCCTGGACGTTGTATATGAGCTTCAAAACTGTCCCTTTATAGACATAAATCACCAAGACAATGAGGGCAATACTGCACTGATGATCGCTTCCCAAGCAGGTGAGTCGCATCTGCAGAGTGGAaaaaatgacacacaaacaATTTAACACACtggaaagatgaaaagaaaggtGACAACAAAATCCAGTGCGAGCACTTGGGCAATACCTGAAATGAATTCGATCAACATTAGTAAATTCTTTATGTGTATGTATAAATAcatttgtaacacaaaaaccaCTAACCTTTCCCAGATGAATAAGGTTGTTCTGACTCACTGCTGGTCTGACGGGGATCTCTCCTGTGTTTCTAATTGCAGGACACGTCTGCACCGTGATGCATCTTCTCAACTACTTCCCTGGCATAGACACAGAAATAAGGGACTGCCGAGGTTTCACGGCACTCATCAAAGCCGCCATGACCGGCCGTAATGATGTTGTGGCAGCCCTCGTTATGGCTGGTATGTAAGACGGCGGTCGGTTGATATTATCATTCCCTTTACACCGTAGGAGGCAAATGTATTAAAAGCATCAACACTGTGATGCTTTTTCCAGTGGTACATATCTTCCACTGAACAATATTTGTTTCACATGGGGGTATGAAAAGCAATTGggttttttaaaatatgataaATCTATGATCATTTATCAGTTTTGGAGATTCCATGGGTTTAATGCATCTCCCAGCACTGCATTTGTTTTGCAagtgaaatatgcaaaaaaatgGAACTCAACATATCTGACTGGCTATGAAATGAAAGGCAGGAATTAACTAATTTTTAGACACatgaagagaaactgaaaaccaaaatatttttttcagattggtgctattttttgtttttcatttaaaggagTCTTAATTTGCttctttaaaattcaaatgTCAGATTTAGACAGTGAAACAAGTCTATGTCTTAATCAAAGTGTTAAGTATGACAGTTACTTTTCCTTATTTTATGGAGTACTTGGAAAAAATAACCAATACATCAGTCATGGTGTGCATCTGCAAAGGTTTCAGTAAATTACAAGATGCATATAAAAATTCCAGTGGCAAGCATTAAACTGTTGGTGCTGTTTACTGAAATCAATTCACGTGCCTTTTAAGTTTTGACAGCGTGGTGTTATTAGAGCCGTTTCCAGACCCTGACGTTATCTCATTAAGTGGAACTCGTGCAGCTCGAAATGAGCAGGTACAGCAGCGGTGGTGAGAATAGCTGACCCCGCGGTTTACCTGTCCATATCTGAAGCTTGAAAGTGAACGTGCCAGTGACGTCAGGCCGGTTTAAAGGATCATTCTGAGGACATTACCACATCTTAGCAGCCCACCCTCTAGTAATCTGTGACCTACAGGTCTTGCAGGAGGGTTGTAGATAAGCTGCGGTCCTATTTTTGGAGTGCACGTTTACTAAAATCTCCACAAGTCATAAAGTGCTGTTTAACGCTGCAGATTGAGAGATAAATTAGTAAATTTGACTCATCACGTTTTGTCTAAGGATGGTAATGTCCCGGACTGTAAATGAAAACTAATTCCAGTTCTCCTGTTTGTGCTCCTTTCTTTCCAGGAGCTGACATACATGCAGTCGACTCTACGAAAGGAAAATGCGCTCAGGACTGGGCAATTAAAACAGGCAGATTTGAGACCTTGTGCCGTCTCCGCCGTCTGAAACTGCGTCCGAAAGCTGAGCAGTTCTGCGAGAGCTACGTCCCTGAATGGCCAGATCTCAAGGAACGAGTCGCCAAGGCCTCAGTGGAGAAAAGTTCCACAGAAAAAATTGCACAGCGGCTCAAAAACACCTTCGGATTCAGAATACCCCGTGACCCCCAGGACAACGGGGTCTTGGATCACATGGTGCGCATCACCACCAGTGTCCACAGCCCCCTCATTTCCACTGGATGCCACCCACTGTGCCCGACGAGCCCCCCGGAGGTGGGGAAGAGGCGTCTGGCCGTCCCAGAGCTGGTGAAGAAGCACTCGGATAAGCCCCTGGAGGAAGGCTCAGTGAGCCACAGCAACGGCTCCGTGTCGCAAACCATCCCCACAATCCACTCTGCGGAGTCCATCACCGCCACGTGCTGCGCCGAGACCGACCGGCGAGGCAGCATCCTCTCATTGGCCTCCAATAAAGTTGCTTCGACATTCATCCCCCGCAGCATGGCGAGGAGGAACAGTGTGTTCCCCTCCGGCTGTATCCCCCAGATCAACATCAGCAGGCCTTCAGAAGCGACGCCaaggaaagagaagaagaagaaaaagctggACAAGGGATTTCTGGAGCCGCCCATTTGGAAGTACAAGGAAGCcagggaggagaaaaagaaggagaagaagaagattgaaaaagagaaggagaagaaggacaaaaaggagaaaaagaaggcAAAAGACAGCAAGAAGTCCAAAAATTAGGCCATTCAAGAAGTGACTTTTGGCAGGAAAACAATTATTTGGAGAAAAATATGCCTCCTGAAACTGGTTAACTCAGGgattgaaatgtgaaaacaaaatattcCACAAATACTGAGCGTATAATCCAATAAGACTGACAAAGGACAAGGAGCTCGGACTTCAAAGGCTCTACGGGAGAGATGTGAAGCTTTACGTCACTAATATAAGAAGAGTAACAAGAATATTACAAATAGAATAGGAAAGAAGTTTATTTTTCTATAAACCTATTAAAAATGTAGTTTAATAAAAGACAGAGAAGTTTGCTCATGATTCGACACATGAAacccatgtttttgttttgttttttaaactcacTGTCGCAGATGCAGGAGATATCTGGCGTCTACCTCGTCACTTGAACCACAGACAAGCAGCAGCAAAGTAAAAGAACAGAAGACCAGCACATCTATGCACAATGCAACACAACTATCAAGACTTTATAATCGTGTAAATTTGTTTCATGTGCCGAAAATCATTGTGAATACTGTACAGTGTATAAAGAAACCAGCATCGAAAGGGAAGATCTGTGTGATCTACTGTTATATTTTTCTGATTTTGCCAATAATATGTTCACATAGTCCTGTTTCCATTGACTCTATGAATGGATTGATTCAGTCtgctgaaaaatacaaataaaaatagaacagtTCAAAGAATCTGTTTATCATAGATCTGTTTTTGCTTAAAATTGTtcaacttggatttttttttccttttaaaggaAACAACTTCAGCATTATTATCCCAGagtcaaagcaaaaaaaaacaccttaaacaaaaaaacaaagtgtttctttGAAAAACTCCAGCATGTGACTTTCTCAGCAGCAAGCAGTTCACTGTCAAACTTATTGCTGcacacagaaacataaaaacaaacatctcaCTGATTATTGTGTCAACTGGAAGCAATTCTGGGCACTTACATTTGTCAAGTGGCCAAAAAGTCTCTCCGTAATAAACGGTATATTTCTCTCTGACACTGTAGTGGTAAAACAATGCCAGCCCTTTAAAAGTGGTCAATAAAGGGTCAGTTACTGCAAATGTAATAATGAAACACTAACTTCTTTCCAAGCAACAGCTTATTCAGTGATGAAATATAGTGAAAGAGAACAACATTTATCAAAGTTTGCATTTTATTATAAAGGTGTTATTTAATGGACCTCTCTCTGACGTGACAGGCCCAGACTCTCAAAGTTTCACAAAATAAACTCAAAATGATAAAGAATGATGCAGACAATTACAAATGAAGATGCACAAAGTTCACATAACAACACAACTCTTTAgtaaacaaccacaaagagggagagagcaaTCAGAGACACAAACTGCTACACAGAAACAAAATTTccacaaaaacatgaagcagacaCCGCAGAGGAACCATTTGACCACACACAAAAATGCCATCACATCGTCACAAACAACTTCAAAGGCAACCAGCGGCaacaaagaagcacaaaacTGTTGCATATTGTTAAAAACTACCCCAAATGGACACAAAGAGAAACACGacacccccaaaaaacaaagaacaaccATAAACTGTCAAacaattcaaattaaaattgACAACTTTTTGAGTTTGCGAAGGCAGGGAAGCATAATGTTCTAGAAAGGTCAAAGTCATGACCTGAACTCATTTACAGTGAACAAAACTGAGTGAGAAATGCCTcaaaatgaagcagaaacaaCAGACGGCTACAGCGGAAGACTACGAAGCCCAGCATTCTGCTGATGTGCAAGGGTTCAAAAGTTAAATGAGTCATTGACCACAAAGAATCTGTGGACAAACATTAAAAGTGACAATTTGATTTATCCTTCAACCTGCCCTCGGCCATTGTAAAATgggactggatggatggatggatgggtggatggatggataggtgGATGGATAGTTTGGAAGCACCCCTGCAGAATTAGAATGGAATTAATTCAAGTCCATTTGAGAGCCTTACTTCaccttgttttcatgttttcctcacACATGCATGCTCTAAAATTGCTTGTAAGTGGGAAtgacttgtgtttgttttctttaaaaaaaaaaaaggtgggaaGCAGACACCGGTTCACCTGATTTGTGTTTAATTACCTCAAACTGCAGTTGAAAACCTACACTTAGGGCTTGGTTCTTACATGCCAGATGCATTAAATTGACAGCCATGTACTTACATAAGGATACCCTGCCTCTACTGACAATAATCAGtttaagacagacagacagtctccctctctctctctctctctctctctctctctctctctctctctctctctctctctctctctctctctctctctgagtgcgtgtgcgtgtgcgtgtgtgcctgCTGGTGGAGCATGTTCCTGGACTCCTCCGCTCTGAGCTCACTGTCTGCGGGGTTAGCTGTCCTCATCACGCCTCGGCTCGTCCATGGAGGACCAGACGCGatgagcagcggcggcggcggacgcctCAACCATGGCTGACCTGCGGATGAGCGTGGCCGTGCTGGTGGTCCAGACGGTCCTGTACCCGGGCTGTGCGGGTGAGTGAACTTGTGTACGTCcgtgctcctcctcaccatccagccGCCGCACGGTCTGGAGTTAGCTGTAAGCTAGCCGGGAGGAAACCAGGTCACAGCGGCAGCGATTACTCACGTGTCTGCGAAGTGTATCAAACATTAGAGGGTCTCGTTGTTGGCGAGAGgcagtgaaatgtgtgtttgcattgtgtGGATCAGTCAGACATGGACGTCGGTCCACGCCGAGGCTGTCAGGGCTGCTTCCCCTCCGGAGATGGACAGGTCTTGTGGGTTTTGACACCTTCAGCCCACCGAGGTGTTGTGACTGTTTGCTCTCCTACAGTCTTTGAATGCACCACAGGGATAAGGTAACCTAAGAGTACCTTTGAGGTAAcctagaataataataaaaaagacttTAGTCTCAgaattatgaggaaaaaaatctcaatttttACCTTCTTGCACTCTCAATAGGAGATATTTTATTTAGTTCATCTGCATCTGTTCatcaaaaaatatcaaattagTACATTACCATTACAGTGTGGCAGcttattctaaaaaaaaataatttaaaagaaatttaaTCTGTTGACAGTGTACAacatttcactattttttttaaataaatcaaattgtACATATACTCCTTGGTGACTTATTTCAAAAATTTCAAATTAGatgcagattattttttttttttgtctttttacgTCGTGTGTTTTGAAAGGCactgataaataaaatgtattattattagtattaatAATGCTCATAAAAGCTAAAAACACACTTAATTAATTACAGCAGTGcaagtatttgtattttgttaaTTCCACCCCTGGTTGCAACAGATATCAGCAATCTCATGAGTATATTATAACTGATAAATCTGGACATAACCCATGGATGCTCCTTTCATTTATAATAAGCTgttttttcattctgtgttcATGATAATAGAATAACCACAATAATCTAATAAATGACTTCCATCGTGCTCCTCCTACTTTCAGTGTAAGAGTAGGAGAATGTCAGTACATCAGCTCCCCACAGCCGTGAATCGGATACAGTGTTTTAGAAGTTGGATGAATGGAGGGAAGATGCTACTGTGTTGTATGTTGGGATCCACGGGCAATAAAAAGTATAACTCTTCGTGCTTTCAATTTGAAATGTCGGTTCATGTTGGGAAAACACATACTATTTCGTCCCAGATTTTATTCTTGCAGAAAtttgttgtactttttttttctagtgaATTAGTTCTAATTGCATGACAGGAATATACTATTTATCAGACTTTTTGTCTGGTTAAATgacaaatatttacatttagaaatgtatttttcctgATTAGCCCATTTGTATTGTTAAATAAGTATGTAGCTGAATTCATGATGTGATGTAAACTGGAAGGAAAACCCTGACTTGTTTTCAAAGCAAGGAAGCATGCTtttcaccacagaggaagaggagcggtcGGCACTGTGAATATTcagagtttttctctctttgtggcTGAAAACAATAAACCCGACGTGGATTTAATGTTATGACATTTATAGCTGTGGAAAGTTTGTAATGTCAGTCTCGTTCACGTTTAGTCAGCAttcatcttcctttttttcctctgtggccgtttttttttttttcttgtttctgacCACCAGTATTTGCCAAGTAGGTTCAGGCATGATATGAGTCAGTGCCCCAAAAGATGTTGTAACCCATTAACTCTGaatttcctcttcctccgctACATGCGGGAGGTTTTTCTGACAAACGCATCCAGCACACAGGCTCGAGCAAGGTCGTTTTCCACGAGTGGCTTCTGCTGAATTACAGGAATGCTACACCCCATCTTTGTCTTGATAACATTATACTCGGTTTCACACAGGAAGTCTGAGTCCTCTTGTTGGTCATTTAATCTCCACTTCAACATGGCTCTCACATAAATTCTCCATTCATCGTCCCGAAGCTGCTGAACACACCCAGCTGCACCTCTGAcacttcctctgcttcctggcTTTTACACTGCCATCCTGCGTCTCTCTGTGTTCAGGTCTGCCTCCGGTTTATCGCTGAAAATCATTGTTCATCTGAAAAATGTGGATTCAGTTaatacatttacaaaaaaacaatgtgattcaaaagaaaaagaataaatgagtTGTTATTTCTGTTGGCAAATTCATAGTATGAGTGTCATTTGTGTCGCAGTGCGCCtatacaccaacacacacatgtctttggactgtgaaAGGAAAACTGGAGTAGCTGGAAAAAGCCCATgcatgcagggagaacatgaacaCTCCACAGGAAACACGCGTACCACTAGTACAACTTCTGGATCGTCACAGTGTACAGTTTTAACTTTTGATTTCTAAACTAACCCACATGCTGAAGTTTTACACGAACAACACGTGTCCAGGATATTTTATGTCAAACTGCAACTTCTAAAATCCAATTTACACCAAATAGACACTTGAATACCTGAAtgtttttcagacattttaataTATGTTGTTACATGATatgttgtaaatgttttttctgATAACGTTCAAAGTTTTCCTGACTGTCTACAGTTTAGGTCCCGCTCAGGGTGACATTGTTTCGTCCCTCTGatcctctgtctctgcagctctgcggTGTCACTGCACCGTTGATCCATGTCAGAAGACGGGCCAGTGTGAGACGGATGGGGCCTGCGTGGCTTCCACCTTCTTCAGCCAAGGCCAGGAGCAGCGCGTTCGAAACTGCTTCCCCCGCGAAAGCCTGATGCCCCCTGGTCAACCCATTTACTGCCTCAGCGCGGAGGGATATTCCAACACCCACTGCTGCTACACGgactactgcaacagcattGACCTTAAAACACCCTCTGGTGAGAACCGTAGCGTTTCTCACTGCAGAGAGGGCGCTCACTTAGATTTCATCAAGTAGAAATTAAAtgttcatggtgtttttcattaTAGGTGTATGCACAA encodes:
- the ankrd33ab gene encoding photoreceptor ankyrin repeat protein; the protein is MATAVEDPHLGSGPDDEDDVSPSESESDADSILSDDSVLPDYTLGMTNGGPTSTLYLACARNESASLRKILARGVTSEEVMELDINKWNGLMVACCKGFLDVVYELQNCPFIDINHQDNEGNTALMIASQAGHVCTVMHLLNYFPGIDTEIRDCRGFTALIKAAMTGRNDVVAALVMAGADIHAVDSTKGKCAQDWAIKTGRFETLCRLRRLKLRPKAEQFCESYVPEWPDLKERVAKASVEKSSTEKIAQRLKNTFGFRIPRDPQDNGVLDHMVRITTSVHSPLISTGCHPLCPTSPPEVGKRRLAVPELVKKHSDKPLEEGSVSHSNGSVSQTIPTIHSAESITATCCAETDRRGSILSLASNKVASTFIPRSMARRNSVFPSGCIPQINISRPSEATPRKEKKKKKLDKGFLEPPIWKYKEAREEKKKEKKKIEKEKEKKDKKEKKKAKDSKKSKN